The Pyrenophora tritici-repentis strain M4 chromosome 3, whole genome shotgun sequence genome has a window encoding:
- a CDS encoding Tymo-45kd-70kd multi-domain protein, whose translation MPPKLTSFACFLAPIIQSASGKTLWSTSPADARDIYRTTYPLGNGRLGAMPVGPPAAETLTLNLDSLWSGGPFNISNYTGGNPHTLIASALPGIRDWIFTNGTGNVSALLGSNDNYGSYQVLGNLTVKIPSLSSDIVSNYTRKLDMSTGTHTTTFIANGNDLETTGFCSFPDQVCVYTVQSTGAGDVPPLEVTLDNVLVSPQLQNVTCVEGDTTKPAHLRLRGVTQLGPPEGMRYDSIARVVSNSNTDVSCDENTGLLSIAPRSGTKSVSIVIGAGTNYDAKKGTAEHNYSFRGEDPALIVEATTLKAATKTLDQLRGRHIDDFTALTGLFELSLPDPLNSSQTQTSELINRYTVNNTSGDPYLESLLMENSRYLFISSSRPGSLPPNLQGRWSEGLETDWSADYHANINFQMNHWTSDQTGLTDLQSPLWDYMTDTWMPRGAETATLLYNAPGWVVHNEMNIFGHTAMKSAAEWANYPIAAAWMMQHVFDHWDYSRNATWLLKQGYPLLKGVAMFWLDQLQQDGYYKDGSLVVNPCNSPEHGGTTFGCAHYQQLIHQVFHSILAVQPTVADPDTVFLTNLTSSLHRLDKGFHTGSFSQIKEWKIPDSYTYDRPNDTHRHLSELVGWHPGFSLSALQHGYSNATIASAVRQKLISRGPGKGPDGNSAWAKVWRSACWARLNDTEHAHWELRFAIETNWAPNGLSMYFGDKIPFQIDGNFGFGGAVLGMLVVDLPGAEVGRDGEAERTVVLGPAIPGSWGGGRVKGLVVRGVGLWILGGMDGVLLVG comes from the exons ATGCCACCCAAATTGACTTCGTTCGCATGCTTCCTAGCACCTATTATCCAGTCAGCCAGTGGTAAAACACTATGGTCTACATCCCCAGCCGACGCTCGTGACATCTACCGAACTACCTATCCTTTGGGCAATGGCCGGCTCGGTGCGATGCCAGTTGGCCCTCCAGCAGCGGAGACACTCACCTTGAATCTTGATAGTCTCTGGTCGGGAGGACCTTTCAACATATCT AACTATACAGGCGGAAACCCACACACCTTAATTGCCTCAGCACTTCCTGGTATCCGTGATTGGATCTTCACAAATGGCACGGGCAATGTGTCGGCCCTGCTTGGGTCCAACGACAACTATGGATCTTATCAAGTCCTGGGAAATCTGACTGTCAAAATTCCCTCGTTGAGCAGTGATATTGTTTCAAACTATACCCGTAAGCTCGATATGAGCACTGGCACCCACACAACTACGTTTATTGCGAATGGCAATGATCTGGAAACTACTGGATTCTGCTCATTTCCAGACCAGGTTTGTGTATATACCGTCCAGTCCACGGGTGCAGGCGATGTACCACCATTGGAGGTAACACTGGATAACGTATTAGTCTCGCCGCAGCTGCAGAATGTTACTTGCGTAGAGGGGGACACTACAAAGCCGGCGCATCTGAGATTACGGGGCGTTACCCAGCTCGGTCCACCAGAGGGAATGCGATACGACTCCATTGCACGTGTGGTGTCCAATTCCAACACTGACGTTTCATGCGACGAAAATACTGGTCTCTTGAGCATCGCCCCTCGCAGTGGCACAAAAAGCGTCAGCATTGTAATTGGCGCTGGGACAAACTACGACGCAAAGAAAGGAACAGCAGAGCACAACTATTCCTTCCGTGGCGAAGACCCAGCACTAATAGTTGAAGCCACCACCCTCAAAGCCGCTACAAAAACACTCGATCAACTACGCGGCCGCCATATCGACGACTTTACAGCTCTCACGGGACTCTTCGAACTGTCTCTCCCAGACCCACTTAACTCCTCCCAAACCCAAACATCCGAGCTCATCAATCGATACACCGTAAACAACACCAGCGGAGACCCCTACCTAGAAAGCCTCCTCATGGAAAACTCCCGCTACCTCTTCATCTCCAGCTCGCGCCCAGGCTCCCTGCCACCCAACCTCCAAGGCCGCTGGAGCGAAGGTCTCGAAACAGATTGGTCGGCCGACTACCACGCCAACATCAACTTCCAAATGAACCACTGGACATCAGACCAAACCGGGCTCACGGACCTGCAATCCCCACTTTGGGACTACATGACCGACACGTGGATGCCGCGCGGTGCCGAAACAGCCACACTCTTATACAACGCGCCCGGCTGGGTCGTCCACAACGAGATGAACATCTTCGGCCACACGGCCATGAAGAGCGCGGCGGAATGGGCAAACTACCCCATCGCAGCCGCGTGGATGATGCAACACGTTTTCGACCACTGGGATTACAGTCGCAACGCCACATGGCTACTTAAACAAGGGTACCCGTTACTCAAAGGCGTCGCCATGTTCTGGCTCGATCAACTCCAACAAGACGGGTATTACAAAGACGGCAGTCTAGTAGTGAACCCGTGTAACAGCCCCGAACACGGTGGAACGACATTCGGATGTGCGCATTATCAACAACTCATCCACCAAGTTTTTCACTCTATACTAGCTGTGCAGCCCACAGTCGCCGACCCAGATACCGTGTTCCTAACCAATCTGACATCTTCGCTACACCGTCTGGATAAAGGCTTCCACACTGGCTCCTTCTCTCAAATCAAAGAATGGAAAATCCCAGACAGCTACACCTACGACCGCCCCAACGACACCCACCGCCACCTCTCCGAACTCGTAGGCTGGCACCCCGGATTCTCCCTCTCCGCCCTCCAACACGGCTATTCCAACGCCACCATCGCGTCCGCCGTCAGGCAAAAACTCATATCCCGCGGCCCGGGCAAAGGCCCCGATGGAAACTCCGCGTGGGCTAAAGTCTGGCGTAGCGCCTGCTGGGCTCGCCTCAATGACACCGAACACGCGCATTGGGAGTTGCGCTTTGCGATTGAAACGAATTGGGCGCCGAATGGATTGAGCATGTATTTTGGGGATAAGATTCCGTTTCAGATTGATGGGAATTTTGGGTTTGGCGGCGCGGTGTTGGGGATGCTGGTTGTGGATTTGCCGGGTGCGGAAGTTGGTAGGGATGGGGAGGCGGAGAGGACGGTGGTTTTGGGGCCGGCGATACCGGGGAGTTGGGGTGGGGGGAGGGTGAAGGGGTTGGTGGTTCGAGGGGTGGGGTTGTGGATTTTGGGTGGGATGGACGGGGTGTTGTTGGTTGGGTGA
- a CDS encoding zf-Mss51 multi-domain protein translates to MQLRPSQSLRPFAQNAVSQRNHSTKSPAPPKLALPKRSLSTTPSRAFDKAFEPYDYIDPEGNRRTLVLTEDNLFNSFTNSPIPQIRKRAAFMRQHAYCPHPSHKPTRAPNNPMDLEARKSSENGAPPAHVDFECPDCGIPVYCCEEHWADDYEAHLEVCDVLRQSNEDDHDLRSGRFFKEFQFAEPQMEEILVNMTSWDTYLYTRDYDALNDDREMRQATKLLSYPMTIASVLNELSPYNIRKNGRMTPEGLKSFSALRHTLHPPRTGGGNDWKNARIAPPAVRLFILGARAESSLPRETWMQLSYLFHRVQFSLNFIGPESMANREKELPLPERTPLNPFGAVIEDRISSSMKISTFVEYFHNIHKTGYFYPYDPYFDCFVVFHPGFGNPASAHEWEETLPLLLETKVPIIATGYSPGDMQQDVDFLNKRFGNEMDVLLEPGENLFRSLRWDLNDLDPHDVTCSNWGVYAFRGKRYETTKKEEEKEVHSDRTA, encoded by the exons ATGCAATTACGACCCTCGCAGAGCCTTAGACCCTTCGCCCAGAATGCCGTGTCGCAACGCAATCACTCGACCAAAAGTCCAGCACCACCTAAGCTGGCCCTGCCGAAACGAAGTCTGTCTACTACACCAAGCCGGGCTTTTGATAAAGCATTCGAACCATATGACTACATCGATCCCGAGGGTAACCGGCGGACGCTGGTCTTGACCGAAGATAACCTGTTCAACTCCTTCACCAACTCACCCATACCGCAAATACGCAAACGCGCAGCTTTCATGCGCCAACATGCATACTGTCCACACCCATCGCATAAGCCGACGCGCGCACCCAATAACCCCATGGACCTCGAAGCTCGCAAATCATCTGAAAATGGCGCTCCGCCCGCGCACGTAGACTTTGAATGCCCCGATTGCGGTATCCCTGTGTACTGCTGCGAAGAACACTGGGCGGACGACTACGAGGCTCATTTGGAGGTATGCGACGTGTTGAGACAGAGCAATGAGGATGATCACGACTTGAGGAGCGGGCGTTTCTTCAAGGAGTTTCAGTTTGCTGAACCGCAAATGGAGGAAATCTTGGTCAACATGACGAGTTGGGATACATATCTGTATACGAGGGACTATGATGCCTTGAATGACGACCGGGAGATGAGACAGGCAACTAAGCTGTTGTCATATCCGATGACGATTGCAAGCGTCCTAAACGAGCTGAGTCCGTACAACATCCGCAAGAATGGACGCATGACACCAGAGGGCTTGAAGAGCTTCAGCG CCCTCCGGCACACCCTCCACCCCCCTCGTACAGGCGGCGGTAACGACTGGAAGAACGCGCGCATTGCCCCACCCGCCGTCCGTCTCTTCATCCTCGGCGCACGCGCAGAATCCTCGCTCCCCCGCGAAACCTGGATGCAACTATCCTACCTCTTCCACCGCGTGCAATTCTCCCTCAACTTCATTGGACCGGAAAGCATGGCAAACCGCGAAAAGGAACTTCCCCTCCCCGAGCGCACACCCCTCAATCCTTTCGGCGCCGTCATCGAAGACCGCATTAGCAGCTCGATGAAAATCAGCACTTTTGTCGAATACTTCCACAACATTCACAAGACGGGTTATTTTTACCCTTACGACCCTTACTTTGACTGCTTCGTTGTTTTCCACCCCGGTTTTGGCAATCCGGCTTCCGCACATGAGTGGGAGGAAACTCTACCCCTCCTTCTCGAGACTAAAGTTCCTATCATCGCGACTGGATATTCGCCCGGAGATATGCAACAGGATGTTGACTTTTTGAACAAGCGTTTCGGAAATGAAATGGACGTTTTGCTCGAGCCGGGTGAGAATCTGTTTAGGAGTCTGAGGTGGGATCTTAACGATCTTGATCCTCATGATGTCACGTGTAGTAATTGGGGCGTGTATGCTTTCCGCGGTAAGCGGTATGAGACTACgaagaaggaagaggagaaggaggtGCATAGTGATCGAACTGCGTAG
- a CDS encoding GFA domain containing protein: MFASNFIVKNTHFEHLRSEDKITRFKQNATIGTGQSMENSFCSVCGTLMYRRSSGSPGLSIPRIGTVDDFALHETKFKPRVEAFAKDRCGWLKAPEVERQVEGAYYTGGKAWKSSHDGVGG, translated from the coding sequence ATGTTCGCCTCCAACTTCATAGTCAAAAACACCCATTTTGAACACCTTCGCAGCGAAGACAAAATCACCCGCTTCAAACAAAATGCCACGATCGGAACCGGCCAGTCCATGGAAAACAGCTTCTGCAGCGTCTGCGGCACGCTCATGTATAGACGCAGTAGCGGATCCCCCGGTTTAAGCATCCCGCGTATTGGCACCGTTGATGATTTTGCGCTGCATGAGACAAAGTTTAAGCCGAGGGTTGAGGCGTTTGCGAAGGATCGGTGTGGGTGGTTGAAGGCGCCCGAGGTCGAGAGGCAGGTGGAAGGGGCGTATTATACGGGAGGGAAGGCATGGAAGAGCTCGCATGATGGGGTTGGGGGGTGA
- a CDS encoding Dimer-Tnp-hAT domain containing protein produces MSTPSNSGLRRLVECDKRNSPLPSLSNAPTVGDTASEAQADEPLARVPYLERRQVERNSRGGPKSWIYRHGWAVWHRKYKKNYWLCRYCHQRRKQEACYEADSTTNAGRHLSSNKPGHSHGPNGPVPIASREGNIMGALAKSQVHIMRSKGIEVSQEVANEMAASFSTSRFQDALKDWVVADNQSLRVIETPQFRAMIAAVSPLAEALLWRSHQTLHDHIITEYNTYIPAVANYLREARSLIHVSFDNWTSTGGQYAFTGLCVHYLNSEGKLVDHLLGLPELHGAHTGNNIAAAATTILRLFGVDNARVGYFVLDNASNNDTAVESLAEEFGFIASERRLRCCCHILNLSAQLVIWGKDRSAYENEAAHLEEEEKYMDEWRKYGPVGVLFDVIASICTPQTRQLLERLQCEEAESLGVTPHIRQLVKPVKTRWNSYFNTFVRAAELHGPIDGYIECKLEEHSAATATSRRRKNREQLPAAQPRLYIREGGLNGKDWATITEYIRLLEPFAEATRLLEGRGRHGRHGAIWEVLVTFEWLLDQLEALKDRLKDVNYEDLDAPEDHLITNVNLAHCKLAEYYAKFDNAPVYYTATILHPHYKHHLSALWKVPDTHVTARDGVHYRDGWLDNNHRAFLRMWQGGRTLQPLQLTLTRQLEASLAEDEYEIWKRQPALAEEDWLSLNPLLYWESVAGQFPILSKFAIDVLTIPAAAADCERTFSELGDMLGTRRLHMKPELISALQSLKSWKRLGIQPTTTSASGLARTLSEEEISKVQEHLSQFDVR; encoded by the exons atgtctactccctctaattcaggccttcgccgccttgtagaatgcgacaagcgcaattctcctctaccatcgctatcaaacgcgcctactgttggcgatactgcgagcgaggcccaggctgatgagcccttggca cgtgtgccgtatcttgagcggcgccaggttgagcgtaatagtcgcggtgggccaaaaagctggatctaccgccacggctgggccgtctggcaccgcaagtacaagaaaaactactggctttgccggtactgccatcaacgacggaagcaggaggcttgctacgaggctgacagcactacaaacgccggccgacacctctcaagcaacaagcctggacactcacacggacctaacggacctgtaccaattgctagccgggagggcaatattatgggcgcgctcgcaaagtcccaagtacatattatgaggtctaaagggatagaagtatcgcaagaggtagcaaacgagatggcagcaagcttttcaacctctcgatttcaggacgcgctgaaggactgggtagtcgcggacaaccagagccttcgcgtaatagaaacgccgcagtttcgagccatgattgcggccgtgagcccgctagccgaagctctcctttggcgtagccaccaaacgctccacgatcatattattactgagtacaatacatacataccagctgttgccaactaccttcgcgaagcccggtcgcttatacacgtgtcattcgacaactggacttcaactggtgggcagtatgcttttactggcctctgcgtacattaccttaacagcgagggcaagctagttgaccacctgcttgggttgcctgagctacacggggcgcacactggcaataatattgccgctgcagcaacaacaatacttcggctatttggcgttgacaacgcgagggttgggtactttgtgcttgacaacgcaagtaacaatgatactgcagttgagtccttagcagaggagtttggctttatcgcaagcgagcggcggctgcggtgctgctgccatatactcaacctaagcgcacaattagtaatttggggcaaagaccgtagcgcgtacgagaatgaagccgcacaccttgaggaagaggagaagtacatggatgagtggcgcaaatacggtcctgttggcgtcctctttgacgtgattgcgtctatctgtacgcctcaaactcgacaactactagagcgcctacagtgcgaggaggcagagtctctaggtgttacaccccacatccggcagcttgtgaagcctgttaagacacgctggaatagctatttcaacacgtttgtccgtgcagctgagctacacggccctatcgatggctatattgagtgtaaacttgaggagcatagtgctgcaacagcaacctcacgacgccggaagaatcgtgagcagctccctgctgcccagccacggttatatatacgcgaagggggtctaaacggcaaggactgggcgacaataacagaatacattcgactccttgagccatttgccgaagctacacggctacttgaaggtcgcggccgacacggccgacacggcgctatatgggaagttctagtaacgtttgagtggcttcttgaccagcttgaggctctcaaagaccgccttaaggatgtaaattacgaagatctagatgcgcctgaagatcatcttattacaaacgttaaccttgcgcattgtaagcttgctgagtactacgcaaaattcgataacgcgcctgtctactacactgctacaatactacacccgcactacaaacaccacctctcagcgctctggaaggtgcctgacacccatgtcactgcccgtgacggtgtccactatcgcgacggctggcttgacaataaccaccgggcattcctgcgCATGTGGCAgggcggaaggactctgcagccacttcagctcacact cacacggcagttagaggcaagccttgctgaggatgagtatgagatatggaagcggcaaccagcgttagctgaggaggattggctgtctcttaatccgcttctatactgggagtcagttgctgggcagttccctatactctcaaagttcgctattgacgtcctaacaataccagcagcagcggcagactgtgagcggactttcagcgagcttggcgacatgttaggcacccggagactccatatgaagccagagcttatttcagctttgcagagcttgaagagctggaagaggcttggtatacagccaacaactacctcagcttctgggctagcgcgcacactatcagaggaagaaatctcaaaagtacaggagcatttatctcagttcgacgtcaggtaa
- a CDS encoding Alpha-N-acetylglucosamine transferase: MPALSTHKSIHQEIPPPVPTEPVKPAEPEKPAEPAKPAEPAKPAEPVEPAKPAEEEKPAEPEKPKPVPTPPPYIDVDPNPANTKEEKLAYVTFLSETVDSGDNLEEDKYFQAIRILIWQFLHKPETRTKHDVVVMVTPSVGQKRRDRLKKDGAIVYPVEYLHTQNDSWIHPEQHRWDDVMTKMRVWEMTQYDRILMLDGDSMLIRSLDGVFDDPGAQLMKTKPSDESGLPPTYLLASLSEVWDSSHSFPPGPTTGLKTIGYMNAGFFMLAPSLAAFEYYKRLMNTPGSFDPKYPEQNLMNHAHSWDGPMPWREIAYTWNIRCPKDEDFDQGLVSVHEKWWKQPYIYNNEKTKQWLFSRRWEMKGWYDALEEVESRHSNTA, from the coding sequence ATGCCGGCCTTGAGCACTCACAAAAGCATCCACCAAGAGATACCTCCACCAGTCCCAACCGAACCTGTCAAACCAGCGGAACCAGAAAAGCCTGCCGAGCCAGCTAAACCAGCGGAGCCAGCCAAACCAGCGGAACCAGTGGAACCAGCCAAACCAgcggaagaagaaaagcCAGCGGAACCAGAAAAGCCCAAACCGGTCCCCACACCACCACCGTATATCGACGTGGACCCCAACCCTGCAAATACAAAAGAGGAGAAACTTGCCTACGTCACTTTTCTCTCGGAAACGGTTGATTCGGGCGATAATTTGGAGGAGGACAAGTACTTCCAGGCAATACGCATTCTCATCTGGCAGTTCCTTCACAAACCCGAGACGCGCACGAAGCATGATGTTGTCGTCATGGTGACACCGTCCGTCGGTCAGAAGCGACGCGACCGGCTGAAGAAGGATGGCGCTATCGTGTATCCCGTCGAGTACCTGCACACGCAAAACGACAGCTGGATACACCCCGAGCAGCACCGCTGGGACGACGTCATGACCAAGATGCGCGTCTGGGAAATGACACAATACGATCGCATCCTCATGCTCGATGGTGACTCGATGTTGATCAGATCGCTCGACGGCGTTTTCGACGATCCAGGTGCTCAGCTCATGAAGACCAAGCCCTCCGATGAGTCCGGACTCCCCCCAACATACCTCCTCGCATCCCTATCAGAAGTCTGGGACTCAAGTCACTCGTTCCCGCCCGGGCCTACCACAGGCCTCAAAACGATAGGATACATGAACGCCGGCTTCTTCATGCTTGCGCCTTCACTCGCCGCCTTTGAATACTACAAGCGGCTCATGAACACGCCCGGTTCATTCGACCCCAAATATCCCGAACAGAACCTCATGAACCATGCGCATAGCTGGGATGGGCCTATGCCGTGGCGAGAGATTGCGTATACCTGGAATATCCGTTGCCCGAAAGACGAGGATTTTGACCAAGGGTTGGTAAGTGTCCATGAGAAGTGGTGGAAGCAGCCATACATTTACAACAACGAAAAGACGAAGCAATGGCTGTTTTCCAGGAGATGGGAGATGAAGGGGTGGTATGATGCACTCGAAGAAGTGGAGTCACGTCATTCGAATACCGCATAG